The following proteins come from a genomic window of Longimicrobium terrae:
- a CDS encoding ATP-binding protein gives MAVLDGGEAGGDRVARLEEEIAELRLRVADAERGSAHKSRFIRHVSHEFRTPLSSIIGFTSLLEREADTLSAAERTEYLAIVLRNSRHLLHVVNDLLNISKVEAGALEVTLVPLRPADVAASVIASIGPLADEHGAEIVLDGGDTVPVLADSGRLRQVLFNLLENAVKYSPPGSRIDVRIREEAGEVRIEVSDPGPGITPDDQARLFIEFSRVNPPGLRVSGAGLGLALSRMLTEAMGGRIGVRSAPGEGSTFWIALRAATERELSRVRPARAEPAPARGAGQVVAVVDDDADIRAYAGAILSRGGYGVAADDGTPGVGMRLADARPAVVLLDLHLGGRSGADVLAELRGHDGLAHVPVLSFTAGALSDPDPPGFAGRITKPVEADVLLESVGRTLLADAAAPHEEDDFLAPLRQRFQEGLEARLREIERAVAAEDGEALRRELHKLRGAAAGYGFDALARLGDAAEHALGGGDAEAAVAVLMDRLRAELPER, from the coding sequence GTGGCGGTTCTGGACGGGGGCGAGGCCGGCGGGGACCGCGTCGCGCGGCTGGAGGAGGAGATCGCCGAGCTGCGGCTGCGCGTGGCCGACGCGGAGCGCGGAAGCGCGCACAAGAGCCGCTTCATCCGCCACGTGAGCCACGAGTTCCGCACGCCGCTGAGCTCCATCATCGGATTCACGTCGCTGCTGGAGCGCGAGGCAGACACGCTTTCCGCCGCGGAACGCACGGAGTACCTCGCCATCGTGCTGCGCAACTCGCGGCACCTGCTGCACGTCGTGAACGACCTGCTGAACATCAGCAAGGTCGAGGCGGGGGCGCTGGAGGTCACGCTGGTTCCCCTGCGCCCGGCGGACGTGGCGGCGTCGGTGATCGCCTCCATCGGGCCGCTGGCGGACGAGCACGGCGCGGAGATCGTCCTGGACGGCGGCGACACCGTGCCGGTGCTGGCGGATTCGGGACGGTTGCGGCAGGTGCTCTTCAACCTGCTGGAGAACGCGGTCAAGTACTCGCCCCCGGGCTCGCGCATCGATGTCCGCATCCGCGAGGAGGCGGGAGAGGTGCGCATCGAGGTGTCCGATCCCGGACCGGGCATCACCCCCGACGACCAGGCGCGGCTCTTCATCGAGTTTTCGCGCGTGAACCCGCCCGGGCTGCGGGTGAGCGGCGCGGGGCTGGGGCTGGCGCTGTCGCGGATGCTGACGGAGGCCATGGGCGGGCGCATCGGCGTGCGCTCCGCGCCGGGGGAGGGAAGCACGTTCTGGATCGCGCTGCGCGCCGCCACGGAGCGGGAGCTTTCGCGCGTGCGGCCGGCCCGGGCGGAACCGGCGCCCGCCCGCGGCGCGGGGCAGGTGGTGGCGGTGGTGGATGACGACGCCGACATCCGCGCCTACGCCGGGGCCATCCTGAGCCGGGGCGGATACGGCGTGGCGGCGGACGACGGCACGCCCGGTGTGGGGATGCGGCTGGCGGATGCGCGGCCCGCGGTCGTGCTGCTGGACCTGCACCTGGGCGGCCGGTCCGGCGCGGACGTGCTGGCGGAACTGCGCGGGCACGACGGCCTGGCGCACGTCCCCGTGCTGTCCTTTACCGCCGGCGCGCTCTCCGATCCGGACCCGCCGGGGTTCGCGGGGCGCATCACCAAGCCGGTGGAGGCGGACGTGCTGCTGGAAAGCGTGGGCCGCACGCTGCTGGCGGACGCGGCCGCCCCGCACGAGGAGGACGACTTTCTGGCCCCGCTGCGCCAGCGCTTTCAGGAGGGGCTGGAGGCGCGGCTGCGGGAGATTGAGCGGGCGGTGGCGGCGGAAGATGGTGAGGCGCTGCGCCGCGAACTGCACAAATTGCGCGGCGCGGCGGCGGGGTACGGGTTCGACGCGCTGGCCCGGCTGGGCGACGCCGCGGAGCACGCGCTGGGCGGCGGGGACGCGGAGGCCGCCGTCGCCGTGCTGATGGACCGCCTGCGCGCCGAACTTCCCGAGCGGTAG
- a CDS encoding response regulator, translating to MHQQTLALADDDELHAELMSAWLQHQGYRVLCFASGDELLSWASTPSAHADGLVLDVDMPGRDGYQSCREVREIPEFARVPAVFVSATHQTEIPEEVACHGVQFIRKDERMFVQLADWLSRNIYRER from the coding sequence ATGCATCAACAAACTCTCGCCCTCGCCGACGACGACGAGCTTCACGCCGAACTGATGTCGGCGTGGCTGCAGCACCAGGGCTACCGCGTGCTCTGCTTTGCCAGCGGCGATGAACTGCTCTCGTGGGCATCCACGCCCTCCGCGCACGCGGACGGGCTGGTGCTGGACGTGGACATGCCCGGGCGCGATGGCTACCAGAGCTGCCGCGAGGTCCGTGAGATTCCGGAGTTTGCGCGCGTTCCCGCCGTGTTCGTGAGCGCGACGCACCAGACGGAGATTCCGGAAGAGGTGGCCTGCCACGGCGTGCAGTTCATCCGCAAGGACGAACGGATGTTCGTGCAGTTGGCCGACTGGCTCTCGCGCAACATCTACCGCGAGCGCTGA
- a CDS encoding dicarboxylate/amino acid:cation symporter encodes MARRRTPSLTMMILLSMVIGVLIGNFFPAFSQSLKPLSTVFLRMIKSVIAPIIFGTLVIGIAGHGDDMKRVGRLAFKSIIYFEIVTTLALFIGLAAVNLTKPGVGVTLSGASATTGQQLGQTAKGLTPSTFLEHVVPTSVVEAMANNEVLQIVFWSILFAVGLSQVRGAPKAAVLGVLEGLTETMFKFTGYVMKYAPIGIGAAIAVTVGHSGLGVLKNLGVLILTLYGALVVFGLLVLLPVALIARVPLRRFLRAVKDPALIAFSTTSSEAALPRAMQAMEAIGVPRRIVAFVMPTGYSFNLDGTTLYLAVASIFAAQAAGVHLTLGHQLTMMLTLMLTSKGVAAVPRASLVILSGTLASFGLPLEAVALILGVDELMDMARTTVNLVGNCLATVVMARWENDFHPDAPPPDLTPEEVETIAGPPEPLHA; translated from the coding sequence ATGGCGAGACGCAGAACTCCGTCCCTCACGATGATGATCCTGCTGTCCATGGTCATCGGCGTGCTGATCGGTAACTTTTTTCCGGCATTCTCGCAGTCGCTCAAGCCGCTGTCGACGGTGTTCCTGCGGATGATCAAGTCGGTCATCGCGCCCATCATCTTCGGCACCCTGGTCATCGGCATCGCCGGCCACGGCGACGACATGAAGCGCGTGGGCCGGCTCGCCTTCAAGTCCATCATCTACTTCGAAATCGTCACCACTCTGGCGCTGTTCATCGGCCTCGCCGCCGTGAACCTCACCAAGCCGGGAGTGGGCGTCACCCTTTCCGGCGCCAGCGCCACGACCGGCCAGCAGCTGGGGCAGACGGCCAAGGGCCTTACGCCCAGCACCTTTCTGGAGCACGTCGTTCCCACCAGCGTGGTGGAGGCGATGGCCAACAACGAGGTGCTGCAGATCGTCTTCTGGTCCATCCTCTTCGCCGTGGGCCTTTCGCAGGTGCGCGGCGCCCCCAAGGCCGCCGTGCTGGGCGTGCTGGAGGGGCTGACGGAGACGATGTTCAAGTTCACCGGCTACGTGATGAAGTACGCGCCCATCGGCATCGGCGCGGCCATCGCGGTGACGGTGGGGCACAGCGGGCTGGGGGTGCTCAAGAACCTGGGCGTGCTGATCCTTACGCTGTACGGCGCGCTGGTGGTGTTCGGGCTGCTGGTTCTGCTTCCCGTGGCGCTGATCGCGCGCGTTCCCCTGCGCCGCTTTCTGCGCGCGGTAAAGGACCCGGCGCTCATCGCCTTCAGCACCACCTCGTCCGAGGCGGCGCTGCCCCGGGCCATGCAGGCCATGGAGGCCATCGGCGTTCCCCGCCGCATCGTGGCCTTCGTGATGCCCACCGGGTACAGCTTCAACCTGGATGGAACCACGCTGTACCTGGCCGTCGCGTCCATCTTCGCCGCGCAGGCCGCGGGCGTGCACCTGACGCTGGGGCATCAGCTTACGATGATGCTCACCCTGATGCTCACCAGCAAGGGCGTGGCGGCGGTGCCCCGCGCGTCGCTGGTGATTCTGTCCGGCACGCTGGCCAGCTTCGGCCTGCCGCTGGAGGCCGTGGCGCTCATTCTGGGCGTGGACGAGCTGATGGACATGGCGCGCACCACGGTGAACCTGGTGGGCAACTGCCTGGCGACGGTGGTGATGGCGCGGTGGGAAAACGACTTCCACCCGGACGCGCCCCCGCCGGACCTGACGCCCGAAGAGGTGGAAACCATCGCCGGGCCGCCGGAGCCGCTGCACGCCTGA
- a CDS encoding sodium-translocating pyrophosphatase, with amino-acid sequence MHPIAYAVPVFGVLALLYTLWRSAWVTRQDPGNERMSTIAGHIADGALAFLKAEYRVLAVFAVIACLFLGYLSLADERSHPAIIGAFLLGAVFSALAGFIGMRIATKANVRTAQAARTSLSRALEVSFAGGSVMGMGVAGLAVLGLGGLFILFYQMFVHGGSPNGPEMERALEVLTGFSLGAESIALFARVGGGIYTKAADVGADLVGKVEAGIPEDDPRNPATIADNVGDNVGDVAGMGADLFGSYVATILATMVLGREVVATGDNFGGMSPILLPMVIAGLGILFSLIGILMVRVKEGGNVQGALNLGNWVSIALTAVGSFFVIRWMLPETLQMGRTGSVAFGPMGVFGAVAVGLAVGTLMSIITEYYTAMGRRPVQSIVQQSSTGHATNVIGGLAVGMESTTLPILVLAAGIIASFEFAGLYGVAIAAAGMMATTAMQLAIDAFGPIADNAGGIAEMSDLPPEVRERTDILDAVGNTTAATGKGFAIASAALTALALFAAFMGISGIDVIDISNARVLGGLFVGAMIPFIFSSLAIAAVGRAAMAMVEEVRRQFREIPGIMEGTGEPEYGKCVDISTRAAIREMLLPGAIALIVPIVVGFTMGPEVLGGLLAGVTVSGVLMAMFQSNAGGAWDNAKKSFEKGATINGQLYYKGSNEHKAAVTGDTVGDPFKDTSGPSMNILIKLMSIVSLVIAPHIAVRPVGEEPVVAPEARVTTEAPAVVAAAPVVVTQDAAAR; translated from the coding sequence ATGCATCCGATCGCTTACGCTGTACCCGTGTTCGGGGTGCTGGCCCTGCTGTACACCCTGTGGCGTTCCGCCTGGGTGACGCGGCAGGACCCCGGCAACGAGCGCATGAGCACCATCGCCGGCCACATCGCCGACGGCGCGCTCGCCTTCCTCAAGGCCGAGTACAGAGTGCTCGCCGTGTTCGCGGTGATCGCCTGCCTGTTCCTGGGCTACCTGAGCCTGGCGGACGAGCGCTCGCATCCCGCCATCATCGGCGCGTTCCTGCTGGGCGCCGTGTTTTCGGCGCTCGCCGGCTTCATCGGCATGCGCATCGCCACCAAGGCCAACGTGCGCACCGCCCAGGCCGCGCGCACCTCGCTGTCCCGCGCGCTGGAAGTGTCGTTCGCCGGCGGCTCGGTGATGGGAATGGGCGTGGCCGGCCTGGCGGTGCTGGGGCTGGGCGGGCTGTTCATCCTGTTCTACCAGATGTTCGTGCACGGCGGCTCGCCCAACGGACCGGAGATGGAGCGGGCGCTGGAAGTGCTGACCGGCTTTTCGCTGGGCGCCGAGAGTATCGCGCTCTTTGCCCGCGTGGGCGGCGGCATCTACACCAAGGCGGCCGACGTGGGCGCCGACCTGGTGGGCAAGGTTGAGGCGGGCATTCCCGAGGACGACCCGCGCAACCCGGCCACCATCGCCGACAACGTGGGCGACAACGTGGGCGACGTGGCGGGCATGGGCGCCGACCTGTTCGGCAGCTACGTGGCCACCATTCTGGCCACCATGGTGCTGGGCCGCGAAGTCGTCGCCACGGGCGACAACTTTGGCGGCATGAGCCCCATCCTGCTGCCGATGGTGATCGCCGGGCTGGGCATTCTGTTCTCGCTCATCGGCATCCTGATGGTGCGCGTCAAGGAGGGCGGCAACGTTCAGGGCGCGCTCAACCTGGGCAACTGGGTCTCCATCGCCCTCACGGCGGTGGGCTCGTTCTTCGTGATCCGCTGGATGCTCCCCGAGACGCTGCAGATGGGGCGCACGGGTTCGGTGGCCTTCGGGCCCATGGGCGTGTTCGGCGCCGTGGCGGTGGGCCTCGCGGTCGGCACGCTGATGAGCATCATCACCGAGTACTACACGGCCATGGGCCGCCGCCCGGTGCAGAGCATCGTGCAGCAGTCGTCCACGGGCCATGCGACGAACGTCATCGGCGGCCTGGCGGTGGGGATGGAAAGCACGACCCTGCCGATCCTGGTGCTGGCCGCCGGCATCATCGCCAGCTTCGAGTTCGCCGGGCTGTACGGCGTGGCGATCGCCGCGGCGGGGATGATGGCCACCACGGCCATGCAGCTGGCCATCGACGCCTTCGGCCCCATCGCCGACAACGCGGGCGGCATCGCGGAAATGAGCGATCTGCCCCCCGAAGTGCGCGAGCGCACGGACATCCTGGATGCCGTGGGCAACACGACGGCGGCCACGGGCAAGGGCTTCGCCATCGCCTCGGCGGCGCTCACCGCGCTGGCGCTGTTCGCGGCGTTCATGGGGATTTCGGGGATCGACGTCATCGACATCAGCAACGCCCGGGTGCTGGGCGGGCTGTTCGTGGGCGCCATGATCCCCTTCATCTTCTCGTCGCTCGCCATCGCCGCGGTGGGCCGCGCGGCCATGGCCATGGTGGAAGAGGTGCGCCGCCAGTTCCGGGAGATTCCCGGGATCATGGAAGGCACCGGCGAGCCGGAGTACGGCAAGTGCGTGGACATCAGCACCCGCGCCGCCATCCGCGAGATGCTGCTGCCGGGCGCCATCGCCCTCATCGTCCCCATCGTGGTGGGCTTCACCATGGGGCCCGAGGTGCTGGGCGGCCTGCTGGCGGGCGTCACGGTGAGCGGCGTGCTGATGGCCATGTTCCAGAGCAACGCCGGCGGCGCGTGGGACAACGCCAAGAAGAGCTTTGAGAAGGGCGCCACCATCAACGGGCAGCTCTACTACAAGGGCAGCAACGAGCACAAGGCGGCGGTGACGGGCGACACGGTGGGCGATCCCTTCAAGGACACCTCCGGCCCGTCGATGAACATCCTGATCAAGCTGATGTCCATCGTGTCGCTGGTGATCGCGCCGCACATCGCGGTGCGCCCCGTGGGCGAGGAGCCGGTGGTGGCCCCCGAAGCGCGGGTGACCACGGAAGCGCCGGCCGTCGTGGCCGCCGCGCCGGTGGTGGTGACGCAGGACGCGGCGGCCCGCTGA
- a CDS encoding APC family permease yields the protein MTTTDIPPHGAPPAAADAELRRGLSLLDAVMLVAGSMIGSGIFIVSADIARNMGSVGGLLAVWIASGLMTLAAALSYGELAAAMPRAGGQYVFLREGLGRMPGFLYGWTLFLVIQTGTIAAVAVAFARFLGVFFERLTPDVFLPLGSVMMPGATEATQLGLSPQRVVAILVIALLTWVNLRGVREAKWIQTTLTIAKTGALAALILLGISIGRNADAIAANWSNIWSGQPGGTQVTVLGIAIPLIITAFGSAMVGSLFSSDAWNNVTFAAAEVKRPERNLPLALALGTGLVTVLYVLANIAYLSVLSLDQIKTAPQDRVGTLALEHMFGPVGQYLMAGAILVSTFGCINGLIMAGARVYFAMARDGLFFARAASVNRNDVPAWALVAQGVWTALLTLTGTYGQLLDYVIFAALIFYVLTMMALFSLRRKQPDLPRPYKAFGYPVIPALYMLSALGVALILLVAKPEYSFSGLVVVLLGIPVFFIWDRRTRAA from the coding sequence ATGACAACGACGGACATCCCCCCGCACGGCGCGCCGCCGGCCGCCGCGGACGCGGAACTGCGCCGCGGCCTTTCGCTGCTGGACGCGGTGATGCTGGTGGCGGGATCCATGATCGGGTCGGGAATCTTCATCGTTTCCGCCGACATCGCCCGCAACATGGGGAGCGTGGGCGGGCTGCTGGCCGTGTGGATCGCCAGCGGGCTGATGACGCTGGCCGCGGCGCTCAGCTACGGCGAGCTGGCGGCCGCCATGCCGCGCGCCGGCGGTCAGTACGTGTTCCTGCGCGAGGGGCTGGGACGGATGCCCGGCTTTCTGTACGGGTGGACGCTGTTCCTGGTCATCCAGACGGGGACCATCGCCGCGGTGGCGGTGGCGTTCGCGCGCTTCCTGGGCGTGTTCTTTGAGCGGCTGACGCCGGACGTGTTTCTGCCGCTGGGAAGCGTGATGATGCCCGGCGCGACGGAGGCCACGCAGCTGGGCCTGTCGCCGCAGCGCGTGGTGGCCATCCTGGTCATCGCCCTGCTGACGTGGGTGAACCTGCGCGGCGTGCGCGAGGCCAAGTGGATTCAGACCACGCTCACCATCGCCAAGACGGGCGCGCTGGCGGCGCTCATCCTGCTGGGCATCAGCATCGGCCGCAACGCCGACGCCATCGCCGCCAACTGGAGCAACATCTGGAGCGGCCAGCCGGGGGGAACGCAGGTCACCGTGCTGGGCATCGCCATTCCGCTGATCATCACCGCCTTCGGCTCGGCCATGGTGGGGTCGCTGTTTTCGTCGGATGCGTGGAACAACGTGACCTTTGCCGCCGCCGAGGTGAAGCGGCCGGAGCGCAACCTGCCGCTGGCGCTGGCCCTGGGAACCGGGCTGGTGACCGTCCTGTACGTGCTGGCCAACATCGCCTACCTGTCGGTGCTGTCGCTGGACCAGATCAAGACCGCGCCGCAGGACCGCGTGGGCACGCTGGCATTGGAGCACATGTTCGGCCCCGTGGGGCAGTACCTGATGGCGGGCGCCATTCTGGTGAGCACCTTCGGCTGCATCAACGGGCTGATCATGGCGGGAGCGCGGGTGTACTTCGCTATGGCGCGCGACGGGCTGTTCTTTGCGCGCGCGGCCTCGGTGAACCGCAACGACGTGCCGGCGTGGGCGCTGGTGGCGCAGGGCGTGTGGACGGCCCTGCTGACGCTGACCGGCACCTACGGGCAGCTGCTGGACTACGTGATCTTCGCCGCCCTCATCTTTTACGTGCTGACGATGATGGCGCTGTTCTCCCTGCGGCGGAAGCAGCCGGACCTGCCGCGCCCGTACAAGGCGTTCGGCTATCCCGTGATTCCCGCGCTGTACATGCTTTCCGCGCTGGGCGTCGCGCTGATCCTGCTGGTGGCCAAGCCGGAATACTCGTTCAGCGGCCTGGTGGTGGTGCTGCTGGGCATTCCCGTCTTCTTCATCTGGGACCGCCGCACCCGCGCCGCCTGA
- a CDS encoding TonB-dependent receptor: MDMKLLGTPLAALLAVITASTAASAQTRPPGAPPAGGAPGAAAQQGGAISGTVVDAEGQPVASAQVAVRSAADSSLVAGVVARPNGAFRVEGLRPGRYFLRVSSLGNATTTTAAVEITPQSPVANVGTVRMSRGALLLEGVTVEATAQSTGLAPDRNTYRAADLPTAGGSAVDVLRNIPAVEVDQDGNVSLRGNQNVAVQINGRPTPMRGDQLATFLQQLPAGVVQNVEVVPNPSAKYEPEGMAGIINIVLKANTDLGLSYGVQTGVGTGGRYNASGNVGYQQGPLTLFGSYGFRRDVRQNEGFNTLNSFTDSVSRIVDYTVRQDNLGEFNTLSHLVNGNADLRLGERDVLSASGLFSLGGFDAGSDNDYIRRSPSGTLLLETEGLTDNESDDITVDGSLAFRHTITPQRHELNAELRANHVENNFASIIDERLVTSADGAPVGLVRSGQDAEALATVYTAQLDYTRPLGEVAKLETGYKGTLRLLDNDQAVRAFNDDTDTWTPNGRSVFSYDETVNAGYGVLSRSFGPVDVQGGLRAEYTSREFTLGNTGESFPKDYLSWFPSGLAAWNVDDQQQVRLSYSRRIQRPDTRLLNPFTVNEDPRNIFQGNPDLEAEFTNAFELGYQRSFPTGSMQVTPFFRRTDNAIRRIREVRGDTLRVTFQNLDTSDSYGMDVNGSVRMGKLNALGSVSAFRQVTNASGAGSDNLNSDALGWSARISGSYQVTPRTDVQAFAFYRAPMDVEQGRMGRMVFMNLAARQKVMGDRGSIGLRLQDPFNLSGFSLETRSPLYDQYTERSFGGRALFLTFTYNYGQQPRLRQRPQEQQEPQSPSVLGP; the protein is encoded by the coding sequence ATGGATATGAAGCTCCTTGGCACCCCGCTCGCGGCCCTGCTCGCGGTAATCACCGCGTCCACCGCCGCGTCCGCGCAGACCCGTCCCCCCGGCGCGCCCCCCGCGGGAGGCGCACCGGGCGCCGCGGCGCAGCAGGGCGGCGCGATCAGCGGCACCGTCGTGGACGCCGAGGGACAGCCGGTGGCCTCCGCGCAGGTGGCGGTGCGCAGCGCGGCGGACTCGTCGCTGGTGGCCGGCGTGGTGGCGCGGCCCAACGGCGCCTTTCGCGTGGAGGGGCTGCGTCCCGGGCGCTACTTTCTGCGGGTGAGCTCGCTGGGCAACGCCACCACGACCACGGCGGCGGTGGAGATCACCCCGCAGTCGCCGGTGGCCAACGTGGGCACGGTGCGCATGTCGCGCGGCGCGCTGCTGCTGGAGGGCGTAACGGTGGAGGCCACGGCGCAGAGCACCGGGCTGGCGCCGGACCGCAACACCTACCGCGCGGCGGACCTGCCCACGGCGGGCGGCAGCGCGGTGGACGTGCTGCGCAACATCCCCGCGGTGGAGGTGGACCAGGACGGCAACGTGAGCCTGCGCGGCAACCAGAACGTGGCGGTGCAGATCAACGGGCGTCCCACCCCCATGCGCGGCGACCAGCTCGCCACCTTCCTGCAGCAGCTTCCCGCCGGTGTGGTGCAGAACGTGGAAGTGGTTCCCAATCCCTCGGCCAAGTACGAGCCGGAAGGAATGGCGGGGATCATCAACATCGTCCTCAAGGCCAACACCGACCTGGGGCTGAGCTACGGCGTGCAGACGGGCGTGGGCACCGGCGGCCGCTACAACGCGTCGGGCAACGTGGGATACCAGCAGGGCCCGCTGACGCTGTTCGGCAGCTACGGGTTTCGCCGGGACGTGCGCCAGAACGAGGGGTTCAACACCCTGAACTCGTTCACCGACTCGGTGAGCCGCATCGTGGACTACACGGTGCGGCAGGACAACCTGGGCGAGTTCAACACGCTGTCGCACCTGGTGAACGGCAATGCCGACCTGCGGCTGGGCGAGCGCGACGTGCTGTCCGCTTCCGGCCTGTTCAGCCTGGGCGGGTTTGACGCCGGAAGCGACAACGACTACATCCGCCGCTCGCCCAGCGGGACGCTGCTGCTGGAGACGGAGGGGCTGACGGACAACGAGAGCGACGACATCACCGTCGACGGGTCGCTGGCCTTTCGCCACACCATTACGCCGCAGCGGCACGAGCTGAACGCCGAGCTGCGCGCCAACCACGTTGAAAACAACTTCGCCAGCATCATCGACGAGCGGCTGGTGACCAGCGCCGACGGCGCGCCCGTGGGACTGGTGCGCTCCGGGCAGGACGCCGAGGCGCTCGCCACCGTCTACACCGCGCAGCTGGACTACACCCGTCCGCTGGGTGAAGTTGCCAAGCTGGAAACCGGGTACAAGGGCACGCTGCGCCTGCTGGATAACGACCAGGCGGTGCGCGCCTTCAACGACGACACCGACACGTGGACGCCCAACGGCCGCAGCGTGTTCTCGTACGACGAAACGGTGAACGCGGGGTACGGCGTGCTCAGCCGCAGCTTCGGCCCGGTGGACGTGCAGGGCGGCCTGCGCGCGGAGTACACCAGCCGCGAGTTCACGCTGGGCAACACGGGAGAATCGTTTCCCAAGGATTACCTGAGCTGGTTCCCCAGCGGTCTGGCCGCGTGGAACGTGGATGACCAGCAGCAGGTGCGCCTGAGCTACTCGCGCCGCATTCAGCGCCCGGACACGCGGCTGCTGAACCCGTTCACCGTGAACGAGGACCCGCGCAACATCTTTCAGGGCAACCCGGACCTGGAGGCGGAGTTCACCAACGCCTTCGAGCTGGGCTACCAGCGGTCGTTCCCGACCGGCTCCATGCAGGTGACGCCGTTCTTTCGCCGCACGGACAACGCCATCCGCCGCATCCGCGAGGTGCGCGGCGACACGCTGCGCGTGACGTTTCAGAACCTGGACACCAGCGACTCGTACGGCATGGACGTGAACGGCTCCGTGCGCATGGGCAAGCTGAATGCGCTGGGCAGCGTGAGCGCGTTCCGCCAGGTGACCAACGCCAGCGGCGCGGGAAGCGACAACCTGAACAGCGACGCGCTCGGCTGGTCGGCGCGCATCAGCGGCAGCTACCAGGTCACGCCGCGCACCGACGTGCAGGCGTTCGCCTTCTACCGCGCGCCGATGGACGTGGAGCAGGGACGCATGGGCCGCATGGTGTTCATGAACCTGGCGGCCCGGCAGAAGGTGATGGGCGACCGCGGCAGCATTGGTCTGCGCCTTCAGGACCCGTTCAACCTGTCGGGCTTTTCGCTGGAGACCCGCAGCCCGCTGTACGACCAGTACACGGAGCGCAGCTTTGGCGGACGGGCGCTGTTCCTGACCTTTACGTACAACTACGGCCAGCAGCCGCGCCTGCGCCAGCGCCCGCAGGAGCAGCAGGAGCCGCAGAGCCCCAGCGTGCTCGGGCCCTGA